A stretch of Ipomoea triloba cultivar NCNSP0323 chromosome 13, ASM357664v1 DNA encodes these proteins:
- the LOC116002833 gene encoding uncharacterized protein LOC116002833 — protein sequence MAAPFFSTPFQPFVYQSPQDAVTPFQILGGEAQIVQIMLKPQEKIIAKPGSMCYMSGSIQMENIYIPENEVGLTQWLFGKSVTSIVLHNTGTTDGFVGIAAPSLARILPIDLAMFGGEILCQPDAFLCSINDVKVNNTVDQRARYMVATAEGFLRQKISGQGLAFIVGGGSVVQKNLEVGEVLCVDMSSIAAVSATVNVQVKYNGPMRRVVFGGDNLVTAVLTGPGIVFIQSLPFHRLSQRIARAVTSPNMRDNPKFFLQIAIFFFLAYVVVVSSLILTDI from the exons ATGGCTGCTCCGTTCTTTTCGACGCCGTTTCAACCCTTCGTCTATCAG AGTCCACAGGATGCTGTTACACCTTTTCAGATTCTCGGAGGTGAAGCTCAGATAGTTCAG ATTATGTTGAAGCCACAAGAAAAGATTATTGCAAAGCCTG GTTCCATGTGCTATATGTCTGGTTCAATCCAAATGGAAAATATATACATCCCAGAAAATGAAGTTGGCTTGACGCAATGGCTCTTTGGAAAGAGTGTGACTAGCATAGTTCTCCATAATACAGGCACAACTGATGGATTTGTGGGCATTGCCGCACCTTCTCTAGCAAGAATCCTCCCA ATTGATCTAGCAATGTTTGGTGGCGAGATATTGTGCCAG CCAGATGCATTCCTTTGCTCAATTAACGATGTGAAAGTCAATAATACAGTTGATCAAAGGGCACGCTACATGGTTGCTACTGCAGAG GGATTCCTAAGGCAGAAGATATCAGGTCAAGGGCTTGCTTTTATAGTTGGTGGTGGTTCTG TTGTACAAAAAAATCTTGAGGTTGGTGAGGTACTTTGTGTTGATATGTCAAGTATTGCTGCAGTCTCAGCCACTGTAAATGTCCAAGTAAAATACAATGGACCAATGAGAAGGGTCGTTTTTGGG GGTGATAATCTCGTAACAGCAGTTCTAACAGGACCAGGCATCGTGTTTATTCAAAGCCTGCCTTTTCATAGACTTTCACAGCGCATTGCGAG GGCTGTGACATCTCCAAACATGAGGGACAATCCGAAGTTCTTCCTACAAATagcaattttcttctttcttgcGTATGTTGTGGTTGTGTCATCGTTAATCTTGACGGACATATga
- the LOC116000850 gene encoding uncharacterized protein LOC116000850 isoform X1 translates to MPYQYRLASQICPLQTRRTMEVQLLRAFEIPEMHGGSTTESKGRVVKLYSPPQKVVAGKNSRLMDFLIEEAAGSDRLRICMVIFAGDESDVEAWLWDEVYSPNNCCSVMSLAF, encoded by the exons ATGCCATATCAATACCGACTTGCCTCTCAGATTTGCCCTCTTCaaacaaggagaacaatggaaGTTCAGTTGTTAAGAGCATTCGAAATCCCTGAAATGCATGGAGGATCAACAACCGAAAGCAaag GTAGAGTTGTTAAGTTATATTCCCCACCACAAAAAGTCGTTGCTGGAAAAAATTCCAGATTAATGGACTTTTTAATTGAGGAAGCAGCTGGATCTGACAGATTAAGGATCTGTATGGTTATTTTTGCAGGTGATGAATCAGACGTG GAAGCATGGCTGTGGGATGAAGTTTACAGTCCCAATAATTGCTGTAGTGTGATGAGTTTGGCTTTTTAG
- the LOC116000850 gene encoding uncharacterized protein LOC116000850 isoform X2, producing MPYQYRLASQICPLQTRRTMEVQLLRAFEIPEMHGGSTTESKGRVVKLYSPPQKVVAGKNSRLMDFLIEEAAGSDRLRICMVIFAGSMAVG from the exons ATGCCATATCAATACCGACTTGCCTCTCAGATTTGCCCTCTTCaaacaaggagaacaatggaaGTTCAGTTGTTAAGAGCATTCGAAATCCCTGAAATGCATGGAGGATCAACAACCGAAAGCAaag GTAGAGTTGTTAAGTTATATTCCCCACCACAAAAAGTCGTTGCTGGAAAAAATTCCAGATTAATGGACTTTTTAATTGAGGAAGCAGCTGGATCTGACAGATTAAGGATCTGTATGGTTATTTTTGCAG GAAGCATGGCTGTGGGATGA